ACCTTAATGGAGTTTCTGATAAACCAAGAGAAACACTTAGATCAAATAGATAAATATATCTTGTTAAATCAAATTGAGATTCTAAAGACTAGTAAAAATACTATTTATTTAATAGATGATCTTAATCTATTAACTATGTTTTTTAAAGGTTTTTTAAGAGAATGTTTGTGGAGCAGTTTATATTTTAATACTGTTCCTTTAATTATAAAAACAAATTATGACATCAGTTTACCGTTAGTTTTTCAGAATGAAGAAGATAAAAAAAGGTACGAAAAAATTGCAAATGAGAGTGGGTTGTTCTTTTTGTAGTCTAAATGAATTTACAAGCGTATGAAACAAAGACGAAAGAGATAAAAATTATATTTAAACTTAGTGTTGGAAGTTACTTGTTCGAAATATTGACTGTATAAGTTTAAAATAAAAGGGGTTGTTGTATATGGATTTTGAATCACATAGAAAATTTCTAATAGACGATATGCTACTATATGAACCGATCATAAAAAGAAAATTATTATTGTTTATTAATAAATTGATTTGGAAATTCACTAGTTGCTTACTGTTATCAATATTATTATTCAATCTATATTATTTTGTATTTGGATGGAAAAGTATAATATCAAATATCTTTACTGGAACTCTAATCGTTCTTTCATTAGTCTTTTTGATCAAGTTACTACAAGTTAAATCGTTGATAACAAATAACTATCATACTTGGGCAACGACAAAACTTAAACTAATTATGGTTTCTGAGTTGGATTGGTATTCAGATGATAACTACTTATATAATAAACTTGTAGTTGGAAAAAAAGAGAAGACTATAAGTATACAAAGAAAATCGTTAAGATTATTGAAATCAAAGGAGAAAGGGTGCTATTTTATTTGTGAAGAAATGGACTTCAATAAGATGTATACTTTTTCTTCAAAAGAACTATTTATAGGACAACTATCAGAAGCTGCAGTAATGAAGACTTTATGTTGAAGCTGTATTGAATACTAAGAGAGCACATGCAACTATCAGAAAAAAACTGATAATTGCATGTACTCTTTTTTATTTATCTATTTTTAAAACTTAAAAAGTTGTTCCCCTTTACAAAAGGAACGTACGTTCGTATAATTGGTTATGGAATAGAATAAGGAGAGGATAGCTATGATTTTTGATTATAAAAAAGAACCTAGAAGAGTGCTTTTTTGTATTGATGTAAAATCTTTTTATGCTTCGGTCGAATGTGTGGCTAGAGGTTATGATCCACTTGAAAAAATGCTGGTTGTGATGAGTCACGCTGAAAATACTGGCGGTCTTGTTCTGGCCTCTTCTCCAAAAGCAAAAGAAGTGCTGGGAATCACCAATGTGACACGCAAATACGATGTGCCCAATCATCCAGATTTAATGATCGTACCGCCGCGGATGAATGAATATATCAAAGAAAACATGAAAATCAATGAGCTCTACAAAGAATATGTTGCAGAGGAAGATTTACATATTTATTCGATCGATGAATCTTTTTTAGATGTAAGTGCCAGTTGGAAATTGTTTGGTCAAACACCAAGAGCCGTGGCTAAAATCATCCAACAAAGAATTAAAAAAGAGACAGGCTTAGCGATCACAGTTGGAATTGGTGATAATCCTTTATTAGCTAAATTAGCGATGGATATCGAAGCGAAACACAATGAAGAGCGGTTAGCTGAGTGGCATTATGAAGATGTTCCTGAAAAAGTTTGGCGTATTGAATCAATGACGGATATGTGGGGGATCGGTCACCGTTTAGCCAAACGTTTAAACAATTTAGCCATTCGATCCGTGTATGATTTAGCTCATGCAGATATAAACAGTCTCAAAAGAAATTTAGGGATCATTGGTGAACAGTTATATGCCCATGCACATGGCATCGACCGCAGTCGTTTATCTGAAAAATACATACCAGAAGAACGTTCCTATAACAATTCTCAGATTTTGATGCGGGATTATCTGAGGCAAGATGAGATAGAAGTTGTGATCAGAGAAATGGCGGAACAAGTGGCAGCGCGTCTTAGAAAAGCCCATTGTCAGACGGAATGTGTTCATTTATCTGTGGGCTTTTCTAAAGCGGGTTCGTCAGGCGGTTTTGGTTTTTCAAGACAAATGAAGGTCCCTTTAACAAACAGCAGCAAATTATTGATCGAATACTGTTTGACGATCTTTAGGCAGCATTGGCACGGAGAAGAAGTACGACATATTGGAATTACGTATTCCAAACTGAATTACAATACTTATGTACAATTGGATTTATTTCATGAACCAGATGAGCAAATGAAGGAACTAAAACTAGATCAGCTAATCGACGAAATTCGGCAGCGCTTTGGCTATGTTTCGTTGGTGCACGCAAGTTCTGTTTCATCTGGCGGTACAGCAATTTCAAGAGCATCATTAGTTGGAGGACATGCAGGGGGAATGGAGGGCTTGCAATGAGTAAAGAGCGAGATTATTATTTTGAACAGTATCAAGATCGAAAAATGAAAAAGTGGGCAGGGTTTTATTTATCTGAACATACCGCAATAATTGAACAAGAGAAAAAAATACGACCAGCTGAAAAGAAAATCCAAATGAGCTGGTCAGAAATCGATGAGGTATTAGCTCAGGCTTTTCAAAATCAAGTTGAAGTGAGGATTCAAAAAGAAGAACTGGATTGTGAAGGAAATTATGGAGCAGATATTATTGGCATGATTCAAGGACATGATGAGTTGGGAATTTATGTAGGGGGTCATAAGATTGGGTACGATGAAATTCGCCATGTCCAGTTATACTAAAGAAAACCCTCTAACTTTATAGACAAGGCTAAAGTTAGAGGGTTTTTCAGTTTTAACGGTGAGTAACGAGAAAGAATTCAGCTAATGAGAATAAAATCATCATTACCGCAATTAGACCACACATGATCAAATGACGACGTTTATGCATCATCACGATCGCAATAAATTCTCTTAAAAAGGCATTCGGCAAAAAGTAGAAGGCTGTTCGAGCACCGATACCGTCCGCTTTTAGATTAGCCATTTTGGCAAAAAGACCAGCACGGAATAGATGAAAATTATTAGTCGTAAAAATTGCTCGGAAATCAGTTCCTCCAAAATCTTGTTCCATAATTTCTTTTGAAAAGCGCATGTTCTCTAAAGTATTTTTAGAATTAGTTTCAACTAAAATAGCATCTTCTGGAATCCCTTTTTCAAGGGCGTACTGTTTCATTGCAATACTTTCAGCGATATGTTCATCGTCACCTTTACCACCAGACATCAGGATTTTAGGTGGGCTTAAAGTGGCATCGGACTGAGCTTTATAAAATTGGATTGCTTTTTCGATCCGTTTACCTAAAAGTGGTGGAACTGTTTTCCCGTCGATTAAACCTGAACCTAAGACAATGATGTAATCTTGAGTATATTTAGGCTGATTAAATTGGTAAATAATCGAGATCGTTAAAAAATTATAGAACACGATAGAAAAATAAAACATGATAAATGGTAAAATTCCAAATAATAGAGAAGCCCACTGTGGCAAGATTCGGGCTGAATAATAATTAAAAATCAGAAAAGCTGTCAAGCCGATGGCTAAAAGTAAAGTTAATAAATTTGCGAAAGAATGCCCTTCTTTACGCAAAACAACGATTGCATTCCAATACAAGAAAGCAAGTAAAGCATAGAGTCCGATCAATAACAACAGTAATAAGAAAAAGACTGTTGTCATCGCTAAAATAAATAGTAATGGGTCGGATGTTCTAAAAAGCAAAGAGCCCAAATAAGTCATCCCGACCACTAAAAATAAATTAAAAACCAATCCGTTGACTAACCTACGTTTTTCTTTAAAATAACAAAAAAGAAAAAATAACAGAAAGCTTGATGGAATCAAAAAATAATACGTATGAAGTTGTACTTCTAAAAAAATGACATAAATAATAAAACAAAGTGAAAACCAAAGTAACTCAAAAAATTTCCAATTTTGATTGAGCTTTTTTTTCCGCCATTTTGGGATGATAAATACACCAATAAGATAAATAATCCCGATGATAATGCTAAAATAATTCCCCATAATAGAACTCCTTCAATAAATGATTTCATATTTAGTATAACGAAAAATAAGAGAAAAAAGAACTACAAACCTTAAGAAAATGTAAATAGCCTATGGTTTAAGTAAATCAGCACAGCATAGAGAAAAAAATTAGAGTGCACTTGGGACTCCCAACTACACTCTAAAATAAACCTATTTAGAAGAACGAACTGGAAATGTGATAAAAAAGCTAGTTCCATTTCCTTCTTCGGAAACTAATGAAAGATGCCATTCGTATTTGGCAACGATTGAAGTCACTGCGAAAAGACCTAATCCAGTACCTTCATCAGCGGATTTCGTTGTAAAGAAGGGTTCAAATATTTTCTCTTGTAATTCTTCTGGGATGCCTGGACCATTATCAGAAATTTCCAATGTAACAAAGTCGTCAATTAGATTCGTCTGATGACTATTTTTCTTCAGCAGTGCAGTCAATTCTTTTGAAGTAGGTGAAACTGTGATCTGAATCTGCTGCTGCTTATTTGAATTTTCTTTTGTGGCTTGGTAGGCATTCGTGATCAAGTTGTAGATCAAATTTTGTAAATCAGTTTCTTCTAATTTAGTGGTTCCAAGATTTTCCTGAATGGTTAAAGAAAGTTGCACTTTTTTAGGAATAATTTCTCCAATTAAGTGAGTAGCAACACCGATGGCAGCAGAAATATCGATCCATTCCTGAACACTTTTTTGAGGTTTAGAAAAGCGTAGGACATTTGACGACAGCTGTTTTCCTTTTTGGGCAGAATGAAGGATTTCTTCCAAATCTGCTTCTAGTACAGGATCCTCTCTATGTTCTTCCAATAATAGCTGGGTATTGCCGATAATTGGTGTTAAAAAATTGTTCATATCATGGACGATCGAAGTCGTGAGTAGACCGACAGTTTCCATTTTGTTTCGCTGATAGAGTTCTAATTCTAATTGATGCTGCATTTTTTGCTGCTTTTGTTTTTCGATCAATTGGCGGTTTTCTGCTTCGATTGTTTCTTTTTTTCTGAAATTATGAATAAATAAAGAGCAAATAATGATTAAAAGTAATAATAAAACTAAAAGGAAAGACAAAACGATGACGAAGTTGATGATATCATCATTTCGTTCGTTATAATCTGCATTGATCGCAACAACCCAATGAGCAAGACCGACATCAATCCATTCAAAGGCACTTATTTTTAAAACTTCTGTTGGAGTATCTTCATCCCACCAATAAGATTTATAAGTCAATTTTCCTGAATCATGGTTTAGTTGATAGTTTTCCAGGCGTTTTAAATCAGAATAGTCAAAGTCGGGGTACAGTTTTTCCCGCCCGTTGATAATATCTAAGCCAACTTGTTGTGCGACAGGATGCATAACCACCGTCATCGAACGATCCTTGATCATTGGGTAGCCCTTATAGCCCAATTCAAAATCCTGTAGAAAATTTTTGTAAAAGGCTTCTAGATTCAGTGGTAAAATCAAATAACCATCAATGGAACCAGTTGAAGTTCTAATTTCTTGATAAAAATTAACATACGCTTTTTTATCGATAAAGTACGAATCACCATTTTGAGCAGTTGGTTTATCCAATAGTTGTTTTAAGGATAAATCATGACTGATAAAGGGACGAATCGTTTCAGTATCTGCAATCAAGACCTGTTTTTTTTCAGAGTCCCAATGAAAGGCATATAGAGGTGTGCCGCCAGGTTCAATATAAAAGAGCGCATTAGCTTCATTATTTAAAGAATCAAAAAAGGTATTGAGTGATGAAGCACTGTTTTTTAGGTAAGTCTCCGGATCATCGCTATTTTTTAAATTCCCGTCGATTGCTAGATAATTAAGCGCTTGATGGCGATTTTTCATAGAAAGCTGGATCACTTTACCAACATATTCTGTCGATTGTAGCAAAAAGTCTTGTCCACTAGCCGTTGTTGTTTTGCGAATAATGGAAAATCCCCGAATTGCAAAGAAAACGGATACAACAATAAAGATGGTCATCGCTGCGATCATGATGTTTACAATTCTATTTGTTCGTTTCATTGGTCTAGCTCCTTTTAAAAGTCTGTTCATATCATAACAAGTTCATGTTGAAATTTAAAGATAATTCCGCTATTGTATAGATAATGGAAAAAAATAATGAGGTGTACACGTTGCGAAATGAAAAAATTTTAGTGGTAGATGACGATCCTGCAATTCGCCGATTGATTTGGAAGTCGCTTCAGTCAACGGGATTATTGGTTTATCAGAGTGATACGATCGAAAAAACAGTAGATATCATGAACCGAGTAGAGTTTCAATTATTTCTTTTAGATGTCAGTTTAGAACATGAAAATGACGGCTATCATTTGGCTCAATTGATTCGAGAACGCCAGCCCTTGACACCAATTATCTTTGTTAGTGGGAAAAAAAGCGAGCAAGATATCATCAGTGGTCTAGAATCTGGTGGGGATGTGTATCTTTCTAAACCTTTTGCACCAGATGTTTTACGAGCGCAAGTCATCAGTACGTTAAATCGAACAGAGCAGTTGTTGACATTAAGCCAGCATCGAGAAGAAACACTATTGAAAGATGGGATTTTTTCATTTGATAAAAACCAGTACCAATTTACTAAGAATGGTGAAATCGTGAGCATGACGTCTAAAGAAATTATGATGATTTTATTTTTTATGGAAAATCCCTATCAAGTATTTAGTAAGGAACAGATCTACGCCAGCGTCTGGAGTGATGGAGACATGGATAAGAATCTGATCACGGTGTACATTAACTATTTGAGAAATAAGATTGAAGATGACCCTAAAAAGCCAAAATATTTACAGACAGTTTGGGGAATTGGGTATCT
The Enterococcus silesiacus DNA segment above includes these coding regions:
- a CDS encoding excinuclease ABC subunit A, with amino-acid sequence MIFDYKKEPRRVLFCIDVKSFYASVECVARGYDPLEKMLVVMSHAENTGGLVLASSPKAKEVLGITNVTRKYDVPNHPDLMIVPPRMNEYIKENMKINELYKEYVAEEDLHIYSIDESFLDVSASWKLFGQTPRAVAKIIQQRIKKETGLAITVGIGDNPLLAKLAMDIEAKHNEERLAEWHYEDVPEKVWRIESMTDMWGIGHRLAKRLNNLAIRSVYDLAHADINSLKRNLGIIGEQLYAHAHGIDRSRLSEKYIPEERSYNNSQILMRDYLRQDEIEVVIREMAEQVAARLRKAHCQTECVHLSVGFSKAGSSGGFGFSRQMKVPLTNSSKLLIEYCLTIFRQHWHGEEVRHIGITYSKLNYNTYVQLDLFHEPDEQMKELKLDQLIDEIRQRFGYVSLVHASSVSSGGTAISRASLVGGHAGGMEGLQ
- a CDS encoding PhoB family transcriptional regulator; its protein translation is MRNEKILVVDDDPAIRRLIWKSLQSTGLLVYQSDTIEKTVDIMNRVEFQLFLLDVSLEHENDGYHLAQLIRERQPLTPIIFVSGKKSEQDIISGLESGGDVYLSKPFAPDVLRAQVISTLNRTEQLLTLSQHREETLLKDGIFSFDKNQYQFTKNGEIVSMTSKEIMMILFFMENPYQVFSKEQIYASVWSDGDMDKNLITVYINYLRNKIEDDPKKPKYLQTVWGIGYLFNPEGKEA